Proteins from one Nitrobacteraceae bacterium AZCC 2146 genomic window:
- a CDS encoding glycolate oxidase (product_source=KO:K00104; cath_funfam=1.10.45.10,3.30.43.10,3.30.465.10; cog=COG0277; ko=KO:K00104; pfam=PF01565,PF02913; superfamily=51391,56176; tigrfam=TIGR00387), with product MNAVVLPAPDPSILARRDEIIFGLSKLVSEGNLISQANEMRAFETDGLTAYRCMPLAVVLPETTQEVSAVLSFCNRHGVKVVARGAGTSLSGGAIPQEDAIVLGVAKMNKVLGIELENRIMRVQSGITNLAISDAVSPDRFFYAPDPSSQLACTIAGNIGMNSGGARCLKYGVTTNNVLGVKMVLIDGTVVEIGGSHLDSAGLDLLALIVGSEGQLGVVTEATVRILPVAVAARPVLFGFDSSEEAGHCVSSIIKAGIIPVAIEFMDKLAIELVESFAKSGYPLDVAALLIIEVEGSVPEIDAQLARIVEIARQHGVKVVKESQSPMEAALIWKGRKSTFGATGRVSDCLTMDGTVPTSQLAYVLKRTDEIISSYGLRVANVFHAGDGNMHPLIMYNINDPDQKRRAEEAGSDILKLCVEVGGCLTGEHGVGLEKRDLMRYQFSDVDLSQQMQIRAVFDEKWLLNPGKVFPLDARVPQ from the coding sequence ATGAACGCTGTCGTCTTGCCCGCACCGGACCCCTCGATCCTCGCCCGTCGCGACGAAATCATCTTCGGCCTGAGCAAACTCGTGTCTGAAGGTAATCTTATTAGTCAAGCTAACGAGATGCGGGCATTTGAAACGGACGGCCTCACCGCATATCGTTGCATGCCATTGGCGGTGGTGCTGCCGGAAACAACGCAAGAGGTGAGCGCGGTTCTGTCATTCTGCAACCGGCATGGCGTTAAAGTCGTGGCGCGGGGTGCCGGCACGTCGCTCTCAGGCGGCGCCATCCCACAGGAGGATGCCATCGTTCTTGGCGTCGCAAAGATGAACAAGGTGCTCGGTATCGAATTAGAGAACCGTATCATGCGCGTCCAGTCGGGGATCACCAATCTGGCGATTTCGGATGCGGTGTCGCCTGATCGTTTTTTTTACGCGCCTGATCCGTCTTCGCAATTAGCCTGTACCATTGCCGGCAACATCGGAATGAATTCGGGTGGCGCCCGTTGCCTCAAATACGGTGTCACAACCAACAACGTGCTCGGGGTCAAAATGGTGCTGATCGATGGCACCGTTGTTGAGATCGGCGGGAGCCACCTCGACAGCGCCGGGCTTGACCTGTTGGCGTTGATTGTCGGATCGGAAGGGCAGCTCGGCGTAGTGACAGAGGCTACGGTGCGCATTTTGCCCGTTGCCGTGGCCGCTCGGCCGGTGCTGTTTGGCTTCGACTCATCGGAAGAGGCTGGTCATTGCGTTTCCAGCATCATCAAGGCAGGCATCATTCCGGTGGCCATCGAGTTCATGGACAAGCTGGCCATCGAACTGGTCGAATCCTTTGCCAAATCGGGATACCCGCTTGACGTTGCGGCGCTGCTGATCATAGAGGTCGAAGGTTCGGTGCCCGAAATCGACGCACAGCTCGCGCGCATCGTTGAGATCGCCCGCCAGCACGGCGTCAAGGTCGTAAAAGAATCGCAGTCTCCCATGGAGGCAGCCTTAATCTGGAAAGGACGAAAATCGACCTTCGGTGCGACAGGGCGGGTATCCGACTGTCTCACCATGGACGGCACGGTTCCGACCAGCCAGCTCGCATATGTGCTCAAGCGCACCGATGAGATCATCAGCAGCTACGGTCTTCGCGTTGCCAACGTGTTTCACGCAGGCGATGGCAACATGCACCCGCTTATCATGTACAATATCAATGATCCCGATCAGAAGCGTCGAGCAGAAGAAGCTGGTAGCGATATTCTAAAACTCTGCGTTGAAGTTGGCGGATGCTTGACCGGAGAACACGGTGTGGGGCTCGAAAAGCGTGATCTCATGCGGTACCAATTCAGTGATGTGGATCTTTCGCAGCAGATGCAAATTCGTGCTGTGTTTGACGAGAAGTGGTTGTTGAATCCCGGAAAAGTATTTCCGCTCGATGCACGCGTGCCGCAATGA